ATGATAGTCTTCATGATCATCTTTTTCATGTTTTCCCCCATCAACCCAATCAACATTATACATCGATTCGTATCCGTTAGCCCCAAGGAAGTCGTACTGCTTATCGGTACGGTACATCAGGTCGAAAAATACAGTACTTCCTTTTAATAGTCTGTTCGATTCAAAAGCAAAGTTGTTAATTCCATTTCCTTTTGTAAATCTTGAAATTTCCAGATAATAACGTTCGTAGTAGTTAGGGTAGATTTCACCATCTCCAAAATTGTACAAGTCTATTAAGCCTCCATATTGTAAGCCTAAATCGGTGTTATAAGTAACAGCGGGCAAGACCCCGAAACTCCAGCCTTTTTTCACTTCAGAAGTATCTCTGTCTTCAGTTTCCTGTGCATTTGCAGCCATGCCAAATAATACAATCACAAGAAGCGATGTGTAAATTTTCTTCATATGTATTTAATTTTATGTTTCGGTCATATGGAATCCCAAAATTCAACTATAGTGGTTGGTAAAAGCCAACTTTTACGGGATTTCATAGAATTACTTTGTTAGTTTAGGCGTGCAAAGTATTAAATTTGATGATAACCAAAAAATTATTGTTCAGTTATCATTGTTTTAAAGCCTTTCGCCACAGTGTGGACAATATCTTGTGGTCATCATTGAATGGTCAAAAGAGCATAATTTTTCATCATTTCTGTCATTGCTAAGTTCATCCATAAATGCAGAACTTATGATACCTGTGGGTAATGCAACCAGTCCTATTCCCAGGATAGCAATTATCCCCGAAATAAGTTTACCCAAGGCTGTTATTGGATATATGTCTCCATAACCAACTGTAGTGAGTGTAGCAACTGCCCACCAAAATCCCTGGCCTATATTTTGGAAAGCCCCGGGTTGTGCATCTTTTTCGATATAATACATCAGCGAAGCTGAAACAATTATTAGTATGAACACAACAAAAAATGTTACGCCCAGTTGTGATTTTGACTTTCTCAATACCCGCGATATCATCCTTAATGATTCCGAATGACGCGATAGTTTCAGAACTCTCAGCAAACGAAGTAAACGAAGAATTCTGATAAACCTTAAGTCGATTATGAAAATGAAGGGCAGATAGAATGGTGCTACCGCCAGTAAATCGATTATCGCCAATGGAGAAGAAATAAATTTCAATATTGCCTTCCATTGTGGGGTGTTGGGATAGAGTAGTGGAGCTGTCCAGATACGAATTAGATACTCTATAGAAAATACTATGACAGAGAAGAATTCGAAGTACATAAAAAAGGCATGATATTTCTCCTCTAATTCGGGATATGATTCTGCTACCACAGCAATCACATTTAAAACGATAAGAATTGTAATATACTTATCAAACCTGTCGCCTTTGGTAGTTTTTTCTCCGTCTGAAAGTATAGCGTCGAATGCTTTTTGTCTGAAATTATTCATATTAAAATATTAGGTATAATTCTACCTGTAAACCGGTATTAGTATTTTGTTTTATCAGTACTTTGTTTCCATTTTTCAAAAATAAGATTAGCCTCATTCTGAAGGATTTGTTGAGTTTCTATCATTCTTTTTTCTTTGGGAAGGGCTATTTCATTATAAATAAAATTATCGTCAAAACCGGCATCTGCCGCATCGTGTTTCGAAGAAGCAAATACCAAACGTTTTGGTCTGGCCCAATAAATTGCACCTAAACACATGGGGCAGGGCTCACATGATGAGTAAATAACGCAATCGTCCAGCTGAAAAGAGCTTAGATTTTTACAGGCATCGCGAATAGCAATAATTTCGGCATGGGCAGTAGGATCGTTGGTTGATGTAACCCTGTTATTGCCTCTTCCGATAATTTCGCCATTTTTCACTACTACAGCTCCAAAAGGACCACCTTCGTTATTAATAATGCCCTTATCGGCCTCCTTAATTGCTTCCCGAATATAAAACTCATCATTCATAATAATCAGATATTATACTATAAGTGTTTTTCGTAATCAGCACAATGTTCTTCTTTATAATAAGACCGAATTCTCCTGTATACCTTTCTCCTCTGATAGAGTCCGATAAATATTAAAATTGGACCCAAAGCTATCAGTGCTTCTCCAACAAACTCTACCTGTTCGAATAAGTGAATCCTGATTATTGTCATACCGGCAACAATAAAACCAACAGCAGTTCTAAAATATGCCAGGAATGTTCTTTCGTTTGCAAGCTTTGTTCTGTCAATGGCCAGTTTTTCGCCTGAAGATAATGTGTCCATGCTAGTTCAATTTATAGAATACTCCATCAAGTTGTTCTAAGTATGTGATGAAATCCTTATTAATACCTACTTTTCTTCTGGAGCTTTTCAAATCGATTTCGATTTTTTCTTCCGGATCAACTATTTTAAAGTTCAGCTGGTGTTCTCCGGGGTGATTTTCAATCAAATTCTCCAGTTCCATTATCCTTTCTTCATTAATGTTGTTCAATGAAAGAGAAAGTGTGATTTTCTTCACCATCTGATTCATTATATCCGAAAGCAACTGAATGCTATTCCATTTAACATTCAGGTTATTCATATTTCCAAAACGGGGTACTACCATCGATCTGAAATACAGGAATGCACCATCCATCATCATATGTTTGAATTTCATGTACTCTTCTCCAAACATCATGAAATTATGACTGTCGTTGAAATCGGATACTGTAAATTTACCAAATCCATTTCCATTTTTGGCAGTAAGATGTTGAACTTCTGAAAGAATACCTGCAAATTTAACTTCTTTATTAGCCATTTTGCTCATATCGTTGAAATCCATCATCCCTGCATTAGTGAAGTGTTTTATTTCAACTTTATAGTCGTCTAAAGGATGTCCTGTTATATATAGGCCAACAACATCACGTTCTCTGGCTAATTCTTCCAGGTTGCCCCATGGTTCACATTGAGGTATAATAGGTTCCGGAATTTGCACTTCCGATTCTTCACCAAAGAGAGATACCTGCGAGGAGTCTTTACTTTGTTGGTAGGCACTTCCAAATTTCATTGCCTTTGCAATAAACTGCTCTCCTTTTGTATCTACCTGCAGGTATTGTGCTCTGTGAATACCTTCGAAAGAATCGAATCCTCCACCAAGAGCAAGGTTTTCAAAGGCTTTTTTGTTAGCAGCGTGTAAATTAACTCTTTTAGCAAGATCAAAAATACTGCTATAGTTGCCATTTTCTTCCCTTTCGGTAACAATAGCTTCAACAGCACCTTCACCAACTCCTTTTATAGCCCCCATACCAAAACGAATAGCACCTTCATTATTAACGGTGAATTTGTATTCGGATTCGTTTACATCAGGTCCAAGAACTTCAATACCCATTCTCTTACATTCTTCCATGAAGAAGGTAACAGTTTTAATATCGTTCATGTTGTTACTTAAAACCGAGGCCATGTATTCTGCCGGGTAATGTGCTTTTAGGTATGCGGTTTGAAAAGCAATATAAGCGTAACACGTAGAGTGTGATTTGTTGAAAGCATAAGATGCAAATGCTTCCCAGTCGGTCCACATTTTTTCGGCCTTTTTCCTGTCGTGCCCGTTAGCCTCACAACCGTCTAAGAATTTAGGTTTTAATTTATCCAGTAAGGCAAAAATCTTTTTACCCATAGCTTTACGGAGCATATCGGCTTCACCCTTTGTGAAATTCCCCAGTAGCTGCGACAAACGCATCACCTGTTCCTGATATACAGTAATACCATAGGTTTCTTCGAGGTAAAGTTTTGATGCATCAATATCGTAAGTAATCTCCTCTTCTCCGTGTTTTCGTTTGATAAACGAAGGAATATATTCAAGAGGTCCCGGACGGTACAAAG
The Bacteroidota bacterium DNA segment above includes these coding regions:
- a CDS encoding nucleoside deaminase, with protein sequence MNDEFYIREAIKEADKGIINNEGGPFGAVVVKNGEIIGRGNNRVTSTNDPTAHAEIIAIRDACKNLSSFQLDDCVIYSSCEPCPMCLGAIYWARPKRLVFASSKHDAADAGFDDNFIYNEIALPKEKRMIETQQILQNEANLIFEKWKQSTDKTKY
- a CDS encoding DUF202 domain-containing protein → MDTLSSGEKLAIDRTKLANERTFLAYFRTAVGFIVAGMTIIRIHLFEQVEFVGEALIALGPILIFIGLYQRRKVYRRIRSYYKEEHCADYEKHL
- a CDS encoding ion transporter, whose protein sequence is MNNFRQKAFDAILSDGEKTTKGDRFDKYITILIVLNVIAVVAESYPELEEKYHAFFMYFEFFSVIVFSIEYLIRIWTAPLLYPNTPQWKAILKFISSPLAIIDLLAVAPFYLPFIFIIDLRFIRILRLLRLLRVLKLSRHSESLRMISRVLRKSKSQLGVTFFVVFILIIVSASLMYYIEKDAQPGAFQNIGQGFWWAVATLTTVGYGDIYPITALGKLISGIIAILGIGLVALPTGIISSAFMDELSNDRNDEKLCSFDHSMMTTRYCPHCGERL